A region of Shewanella psychromarinicola DNA encodes the following proteins:
- the hypA gene encoding hydrogenase maturation nickel metallochaperone HypA has product MHEATITSALVKTLLAEATRHGVTHVKRVTVKIGMLKAVEPQALSFCFNMFAEGTIAENAELVIEHLPPIARCRGCQVQFKVPKFKFRCPDCDDTNLEIIQGEELFIDSFEI; this is encoded by the coding sequence ATGCATGAAGCAACAATTACCAGTGCACTGGTCAAGACTTTACTTGCTGAGGCCACACGCCATGGTGTGACTCACGTAAAGCGTGTAACCGTTAAAATCGGCATGCTAAAAGCGGTAGAGCCACAGGCGCTAAGTTTTTGTTTCAACATGTTTGCCGAAGGCACAATTGCAGAAAATGCTGAATTGGTGATTGAACATCTTCCACCCATTGCGCGATGCAGGGGATGCCAAGTGCAGTTTAAGGTACCGAAGTTTAAATTTCGTTGTCCTGACTGTGATGATACAAATCTTGAGATCATTCAGGGTGAAGAGCTATTTATTGATAGTTTTGAAATATAG
- a CDS encoding 4Fe-4S dicluster domain-containing protein: protein MKELENVIIYADAQKCIGCHSCELACAVAHGGKGGLIGAVINKQPLHPRIKVVEADGVIMPMQCRQCENAPCAMVCPTGACRQENGQVMIVESNCVGCKLCVMVCPFGAITVRRDSFKDDGSSTNQGVALKCDLCTSWCAENNKKDTACVEACPTKAISLIKMHEYRTALLKARAKELAQSHKHMNMTLRKL from the coding sequence ATGAAAGAGCTGGAGAATGTAATTATCTATGCTGACGCTCAGAAGTGTATCGGGTGTCATAGCTGTGAGCTCGCCTGCGCAGTGGCACATGGGGGCAAAGGTGGGCTTATAGGGGCTGTAATCAACAAACAACCCCTGCATCCGCGAATAAAAGTGGTGGAAGCCGATGGTGTGATCATGCCAATGCAGTGCAGGCAATGTGAAAATGCACCATGTGCCATGGTGTGCCCTACAGGAGCTTGTCGCCAAGAAAATGGGCAGGTGATGATAGTCGAAAGCAACTGTGTTGGTTGCAAGCTATGTGTCATGGTTTGTCCATTTGGAGCCATAACAGTAAGAAGAGATAGTTTTAAAGATGATGGCTCTTCTACCAACCAGGGAGTGGCGCTTAAATGTGATCTTTGTACCTCTTGGTGTGCTGAGAATAACAAAAAAGATACGGCATGCGTGGAAGCCTGCCCAACTAAGGCTATCAGCCTGATCAAGATGCATGAATATAGAACGGCACTGTTAAAGGCTAGGGCTAAAGAGCTAGCTCAATCGCATAAACATATGAATATGACACTGAGGAAACTGTGA